The following coding sequences are from one Rutidosis leptorrhynchoides isolate AG116_Rl617_1_P2 chromosome 11, CSIRO_AGI_Rlap_v1, whole genome shotgun sequence window:
- the LOC139877414 gene encoding hypothetical protein At1g04090-like: MGLSFDIIAKRFKKQNKPLPIESIFKLPAPLPNFPRGNGFATGTIDLGGLQVCQVSSINKIWTAVEGGPDNRGATFYEPSSMPSGFFMLGCYSQPNNRPLSGWILAGKSVPNESSSSQSCLAMPIDYTLIWSSEFTKLKQDGANGYIWLPTPPEGYKPVGYVVTNSPEKPSIEKIRCVRIDFTESIEVGKWIWGSDKKNNTTSLNIYESRPKDRGVNALAVPTGSFLVHKGGANADVSLISCLKNTQNNLKAMPNYNQIKALIQAYSPRIYFHPNEKYFPSSVNWFFENGGLLYEKGKENEPRLIQRDGSNLPQGGSNDDSFWLDLPTDNSIKEWVKEGDVTQSSAYFHIKPMFGATFTDISLWVFYPFNGPARVKVEFFNVSLGKIGEHVGDWEHLTLRISNYNGKLKSVYFSEHSGGQMINSSDIEFENGNKPVAYASLHGHAFYSKPGLVLQGSGGIGIRNDAAKGKVVMDTGDRAVVVAAEYLGDEVVEPPWLNYSRKWGPKISYDIINELKKVRKVLPKVLRGVFDKFVRGLPNEVLGEEGPIGPKIKDNWNGDEKY; the protein is encoded by the exons ATGGGATTGTCGTTCGATATAATTGCGAAGAGGTTTAAAAAACAGAACAAGCCTTTGCCCATTGAATCTATATTTAAGCTTCCTGCACCATTACCCAACTTTCCTCGAG GGAATGGTTTCGCAACTGGAACAATCGATTTAGGAGGATTACAAGTGTGTCAAGTTTCTTCAATCAACAAAATCTGGACTGCCGTTGAAGGCGGACCAGACAATCGCGGTGCAACATTTTACGAACCATCTTCAATGCCAAGCGGATTCTTCATGCTTGGTTGCTACAGCCAACCAAACAATAGGCCTCTATCGGGATGGATACTTGCAGGCAAAAGTGTCCCAAATGAGTCTTCATCTTCACAAAGTTGTCTAGCTATGCCAATAGATTATACTCTCATTTGGAGTAGCGAGTTTACGAAACTAAAACAAGATGGCGCCAATGGCTACATTTGGTTACCAACGCCCCCTGAAGGGTACAAACCCGTTGGTTACGTTGTCACAAACTCGCCTGAAAAACCGTCAATCGAAAAAATCCGGTGTGTTAGGATCGATTTCACTGAGAGTATTGAAGTTGGTAAATGGATTTGGGGGTCAGACAAAAAGAATAATACAACTAGTCTTAATATTTATGAATCAAGACCAAAAGATAGGGGTGTCAATGCCCTTGCTGTTCCAACAGGATCATTTTTAGTACACAAAGGTGGTGCAAATGCTGACGTGTCACTTATTTCTTGCTTGAAAAATACCCAAAATAACCTAAAGGCCATGCCTAATTATAACCAAATCAAAGCATTGATTCAAGCTTACTCGCCTAGAATTTATTTTCATCCTAATGAGAAGTATTTTCCCTCTTCAGTCAATTGGTTTTTCGAAAATGGAGGTTTGTTgtatgaaaaaggaaaagaaaatgaaCCAAGACTGATACAACGAGATGGTTCGAACCTACCTCAAGGTGGTTCCAACGATGACTCGTTTTGGTTAGACCTCCCGACCGATAACTCAATCAAAGAATGGGTCAAAGAAGGTGACGTAACACAATCTTCTGCATATTTTCACATAAAGCCAATGTTTGGTGCAACATTTACCGACATATCCTTGTGGGTGTTCTATCCTTTTAACGGTCCAGCAAGGGTAAAAGTGGAATTCTTTAATGTTTCGCTAGGAAAAATAGGTGAACATGTTGGGGATTGGGAGCATTTGACGTTAAGGATTAGTAACTATAACGGAAAACTAAAAAGTGTGTACTTTTCGGAACATAGTGGTGGACAAATGATTAACTCTTCCGATATCGAATTTGAAAATGGTAATAAACCTGTGGCGTACGCATCGTTGCATGGTCATGCGTTTTACTCGAAACCTGGATTGGTTCTACAAGGAAGTGGTGGAATAGGAATCCGAAATGATGCCGCTAAGGGCAAAGTGGTGATGGATACCGGAGATAGGGCGGTGGTGGTGGCGGCTGAGTATTTAGGGGATGAAGTTGTTGAGCCACCATGGTTGAACTATAGCAGAAAATGGGGTCCAAAAATTAGTTATGACATTATAAATGAGCTCAAAAAAGTGAGAAAGGTTTTGCCAAAAGTGCTAAGAGGTGTGTTTGATAAATTTGTTAGAGGGCTTCCTAATGAAGTGTTAGGTGAAGAAGGTCCTATTGGTCCCAAAATTAAAGACAACTGGAATGGAGATGAGAAATATTGA